Sequence from the Zeugodacus cucurbitae isolate PBARC_wt_2022May chromosome 2, idZeuCucr1.2, whole genome shotgun sequence genome:
tcaaatacacacacacacgtactcgTGGTATCCCTTTTAATGTCAATTCTTAAGTGCCAACACCAACCTCAATAAGGGCACATACACCCGCCCATTAAGTAGCTGTGTTAAGTAAAAGCGGTTGTCCACTTCAGCCAAAAGTTTCtgttattttgttattcttagcactttttgtttatattgtttcGGGAAAGTTGTTTTtacatgtgtgcgtgtgttattttttacacttttttatcaTTCGTCGTTTTAGCAAACCTTTCCAAGAAGCGACCTTTGAGAGTAAAAATGGTGTTTTTCTTTGTTAATGGCTTTAAGAGGGTTAAAAGTGTGACGGAATCTAATTAGAAGTAAAAGCTGGCGTCAACAGCATTAAAAAGGTGGCAGTAAAAAAGGTAtcataatttcgaaattaaaaattacgcGTCTTAaggtcaaaatttaaatatgtggatacaacttaaaatatttttctttttcggtAAATACAATATATGGTTTACCACTCAATTAAAAACGACATTATGAcatttagattaaaaaaaatcgtcaaaaaatagttgaaaaatgaAAGAAGTTGAATAGTTTTATTGgggtatttcaatttttactcaagttgtctTATATACGGataaacaaaaaggaaaaaaacctCTTTTTTAATTAACTCGTTTCGCAATTAGTACACGCGAACAATTATATTGACCTATTTtactaataatatataaaatactgtgCAGTTTAGGCGTACGTGGAAGATTTTGTTCCAAAAACTTTACTTTTAATGTCAAATCTTGAATCTCAGACCcttgtaatgtatgtatgtgattggcgttgcaaccgtttagccggttatagccgaatcgacgatagtgcgccacctgtctctctccttcgcagttcggcgccagttggagatcccaagtgttaccaggtcgctctccacgtggtccctccaacggagtggaggccttccccttcctcggcttcctccggcgggtactgcatcgaacactttcagggctggagtgttttcgtccattcggacaacatgacctagccagcgtagccgctgtctttttattcgctgaactatgtcaatgtcgtcgtataactcgtacagctcatcgttccatcgtctgcggtattcgccgttgccaatgttctgaggaccataaatcttgcgcaaaattttcctctcgaaaactcctagtgtcgtctcatctgatgttgacatcgtccaagcttctgcaccgtaaagcaggacgggaatgataagagacttgtagagtttgattttggttcgtcgagagaggactttactgttcaattgcctactcagtccaaagtagcacctgttggcaagagttattctgcgctggatttcgaggctgacattgttcgtgttgttgatgctggttcccaggtatacgaaattatctacgacctcgaagttatgactgtcaacagtgacgtgggagccaagacgcgaatgcgccgactgtttgtttgatgacaggagatatttcgtcttgtcctcattcacctccagacccattcgcttcgcctccttatccatgcgggaaaaagcagaacaaacggcgcggttgttccttccgatgatatcaatatcatcggcgtacgccaggagctgtacactcttgtagaagattgtaccttctcggtttagctctgcagctcttataattttttccagcatcaggttaaagaagtcgcacgatagtgagtcaccttgtctgaaacctcgtttggtatcgaacggctcggagaggtccttcccaatcatgacggagcttttggtgttgctcaacgtcaatttacacagccgtattagttttgcggggataccaaattcagacatcgcggcgtaaaggcaactccttttcgtgctgtcgaaagcagctttaaaatcgacaaaaaggtggtgtgtgtcgatcctcttttctcgggtcttttccaagatttggcgcatggtgaatatctggtcagttgtcgattttccaggtctaaagccacactgataaggtccaatcagtttgttgacggtgggctttagtctttcacacaatacgctcgatagaaccttgtatgcgatatttaggaggctgatcccacggtaattggcgcagattgtgggatctccctttttatggattgggcagagcacactgagattccaatcgtcaggcatgctttcttccgaccatattctgcaaagaagctgatgcatgcaccttatcggttcttcgccgccgtatttgaatagttctgccggtaatctatcggcccccgctgctttgttgttcttcaagcgggtaattgctattcgaatttcttcatggtcgggtaatggaacatctgttccatcgtcatcgattgggggatcgggttcgccatctcctggtgttgtactctcactgccattcagcaggtcggagaagtgttccctccataatcccagtatgccctggacatcggttaccagattaccaccttggtctctacatgaggatgctccggtcttgaaaccttcgttaagtcgcttcattttttcataaaattttcgagcattccctctgtctgccagcttctcaagctcttcgtactcacgcatttcggcctctttctttttttgtctgcaaatgcgtctcgcttccctcttcagctctcggtatctatcccatcccgcacgtgttgtggtcgtttgcaatgttgcgaggtaggcagtctgttttctctccgctgcgagacggcactcctcatcgtaccagcttgttttttgtcgttgccgaaagccaattgtttcggctgcagcggtacgcagtgagtttgagatgccgttccacagttcccttataccgagatcctgatgagtgctctcagagagcaggagtgcaagtcgagtagagtatttcgtggctgtctgttgcgattgcagcttttcgacgtcgaaccttccttgtgtttgttgacgggcattctttgctgcacagaggcgggtgcgtatcttcgctgcgaccagataatggtccgagtctatatttggtcctcggagcgtacgcacgtctaaaacacaggagacatgtcttccgtctatcacaacgtgatcgatttggttccgcgtgtttcgatcaggagacagccaagtagcttgatgtattttcttatgctggaatctggtactacagacgaccatatttcgggccccagcgaagtcgatcagcctcaggccgtttggcgatgtttcgtcatggaggctgaattttccgactgttgtgccaaagacaccttctttacccaccctggcgttaaaatcaccaagcacgacttttacatcgtggcgggggcagcgctcataggtgcgttctaggcgctcatagaaagcatctttggtcacatcgtccttctcttccgttggggcgtgggcgcaaatcagcgatatgttgaagaacctcgctttgatgcggattgtggctagacgttcatccaccggggtgaatgccaggactctgcgacggagtctctctcccaccacaaatccaacaccaaatttgcgctcctttatatggccgctgtagtagatgtcacaaggacccaccttcttccgtccttgtcccgtccatcgcacttcttggatggcggtgatgtcagccttaagtcgtatgaggacatcaaccagctgggcagaggcaccttcccttGTAATAGTGGTAGCTAGCTATTCGTATCGTGTAAATCTACATAAAAACAAACGAGTATTtggataaacaagtaaggaagggctaagttcatgaatataacacacaatttgacccacgaCATATATGTAGAAATAAGACTTTGAGAAcagatacattaataataactaataactttactttaacgaaaatacgACCTTCAACACTAAGCCGaacgaaatatagaaatatgagaaCAGATATTTTAACGAAAATGCGACCTACAACACTGACCGAACGAAAAAAAGACGAAACTGAACGAAGCGTCAGAACGCTGCGCTTGCGTTCGAGTATGTTCTACGAATCATTCTGGACGGTGACGTGATATCTACCACTTCGTGCGCGTGGAcagtttcattttaaataagttgttttatttgtatttttcaacttttcactttttatcatttgctgaataaagttaaattcctattttattgttaaaagtattgttttgttttaaaaacgcAACAAAGAGGAGAATGCAGTCTAATTTCCAGGAATAAAGGGGACCAGCATCAGTAAGAagactacatatatatgttataaagtccatagaaagtttgaaaaccctaatattaggtatatgggacctAGGGGTAATTATGAGCCGACTTCACTCATTATTGGCACGGcgaaatattagaagaaaaatattccatctgaatttcttcaaaatatttgagagacctacctatattttcggtaaaaaaaattatttgaagcaTTGTGGTCCTCGATACatgtatggggccttgaaaacttgtgccaaggaacacgtgttccaagtttcattaagatatctcaatttttactcaagttacagctttcacggacggacagagagacatccggatttgaactttactcgtcaccctgatcactttggtatatataaccatatatctaactcgtttggttttaggacttacaaacaaccgttatgtggacaaaactataatactctctttagcaacttttgttgcgagagaataaaaataaGCAACATTTCGATACCAACCGCCATGCAGCGGGTAAAAGTTGTAACACCATGCTTAGCTGTCGAATAAATTGGAAATATTGCAGATGAATCCAAACCAGCAACTGATgaaatgtttacaattataccACCACGACCACCACTGGATTTATCCATATAAGGAAGCGCAGCAAGGGTGCTATGGATTAGACCCAACTAGAGAGGTAAAATGGAGAATTAATTGTTTCTAAGAAATACTTCAACTcgtttttaaaacaatataacTTACCAAGTTAATTTCGATTGTTAGTTTAATTTCTTTATCTATAATTGAACCACAACATTGACCAGAACGTCAAAATGTCCCATTTTGTCTACGGCCGATTTAAAGGCCGTTGTAATGCTCTGATTTTTCGTCATATCCACCGGTATAAAATCAATTTGGGCGCCAGGCGCCAGGGCTTTTAAACTCCATCATTGCTTTTTTATTCTCACCTCACCGAGagtaatatatacaatataagagtatataactataataaaagttaagttcaataattgttaaaataagAACAGTACGGTGTgtgaaaagtgtaaaaaataacCGAATTACTTAATTCGAGTACTAGTcaagtcaaataaaaaatattatctagataaaaataataaaatctttctTTGTGTATTTTCTCGATAACATTAGTTTAATAGACTATAATCGAATAAACGGTTCCTACATTGCAAAATTTTACCTTTGCACCACTTAAAGGAATTCTTTGACACTAGCTTGGCCGATGCCTTCAAAACCTCCTGAATAAATCACATGTTTGCCTTTAAGATTCATTTTCAAAAAagcaatttgaatttaaatttaaattaattaaattatttaattaaattctatttaaaTCAGAAGTACTGCTTGCGTCCGCTAACTGTTGGTTTTACAAACTGTTTGTCAAATATCAGTGAATCACAAATAAGACGTTGCTTGGTCTCAGTTTGCACAGTTGTGCACAACTGTTGTATTTACTTTTTCTCTGTTAATAACTGCCACTAGAGCTACAGATAACTGATATTTGAAGCGACACGTGTAtgcgttattaaaaaaaaataataatttaccacTAGACATAGCTGCTAAACTGATTTTACAAGCGGGGTTTAAACTGTTCTTCTATTCAACATATGATAGAAATtagataaaaatatgtatacatattacaaataattaaaagatgGATGATTTAATTGGGGAAGACAAATTAAGTTATTTTAGTTATCCATGATATTTGTCTCATTTATTATGGGTATTTTTCTAGTGGATCTGTTGTAAATCTTATAGTATAGATATCAATTATTAAatctaaaatcattaaaatctaGAAAGACTAGAAAGATTATTCCATCACTTATGTTTATCTTAGGTTTATCGAAGGGTGATAGAATATATTTTCCAACTAGTGATGTATTTATTTCAATGTTCCTACCAAAAGCCTACACAATCATGCTATTTTTCTTTAGAGCAAATTAAACTCCCTTCTTCCTTCccctaaataatattaattgactTCATCTATCGGGGAccaagtacatatacatatacacattatggatacagtttgtatttttttagaattgccCTACAATGGATATTCTAACGAAATATACTTGTGTGTATTTTTACTTTGCGCTCTTAAAAAAGCGCAATTTGTATGTTTACTCATTACTTACCACACAcattaaagaataaaaatccttcgttcaagcactagtaaattgtatctcgaacacctgtgcaaaatttcatcaagatcggttgagtagttttcgaaaacatttgacaaccgatttttgaaaaaacggttccgagaaaaatgcgttgaatgttttgagtaacaataattaCCTGACTTGGACCGCACactttccaaaggctgtatctccgaaactattattcggttcaacttgaaaatttaggataatattcttgggATGTTGTAGAAActaataagcaaataaataaaaataaccatgtaaccccttaaaccaTGACGCCAAGCCCACACTGACACAAATGAAGAACGTATTAGTAAATGACCTCGTATAAACCAATGTTAAATTAAGCCACTGTGAATGATGAGTTCGGTTATACTGTTAGTAAATTTGGTAATCGAACAACATGATCCAGCCTGCGCACCCGCTGGCGTTTTATTCGCTGACTCACCCGAGGTtctgtttggtctttcattggggaagtttttttatgtggtaggtcccaaaccctacgcataaCCGCAGAAGCGAGCttcgctttctcactttagctcacctcCAAACGGATGACTGTTTGCTACTTGATCTGagacgtgagctgcttgagtcatatgcagaagaatcgttcctggccactttCAAgagaatggcagtcagaaacttacCTAACTTACGTAAACTTCTACACGTGACTCCAACCTCCAGCATTAAGTTCCTAAAAAGCAAAatccttaaaatatgcaaagtatCGTGTTcccaaattttttcttttattacatattttttacgatTGTTTTCAGATATGGTTTAGTTTTCAGTTTATTGACTTCTAGAAcaccttttatattatttcttaacTCTAAGCTGATTCCCGTGTTGCGCAAATCCAAATACTGCAGAATCTTATTGAAACCGATGATCTTGTAAAGTTGCTTACCGAATTCctagaagaacaaaatatttttattcaaattgcatgtttttgttttgttgttatctaAGAATACCTCGCCTAGATCGTTATTTGATATATCGATGCTCACTAAAGACTTATGTTTTATGATTAACTGCATGAAGAGTTTCGTTATGGATTTACAAATAGAACAACCACTAATGTCTAGTATCTCCACAGACAAATCgcacaaaagtgaaaatatagcAGCGGCACCGTCACTCTCTATGGGATTCATGCGAAGAATTAGCTTACGCAGCGAAAGTCCTTTCATGGTGCAGCTGAGTACATAGGCACCTTCTGACgctgtttgaaataaaaaagatttttcataaattagggttattaaaaaattaaaagattaattCGAAATCATTACGCAACGTACATATTCGATTATCCGTTAAATCCAGCACTTCCAGTGTGTTAAATGACTCCTTATTGCATGCGCTCAAGAATCCTTTAATACCTGCATCGCGTACTGCACAATGTATTATGGACAAAGTAGTGAGTTTGTGGCAACCCTTGTCCAAAGCACGCGCCAAAAATGAAAGTTGATAAGATTCGAGCTTAGTGCTATGAAAGCTGACACAAGAAATAAGGAGAGTTATTAAGAAACCTCAAATAAACGCACATATATACAGGCTTGGAATGTACAGGGTGCGTCAACATTTATTgcggtatgtaaatatttagtgAATTTGTGTGAAGCACTCAGTTGAAGCGTGGTAAAAGAGTTTATACTACCTGATAATCAGGATTTCCTCTGCGGATTTACTCAAAATTCCCATTCCAACCTAAAGGCTGGCACACTCTGTATCTATTCCAATATCTGCATCCAAAAGCAAGATAATGCTTACCACAATGCCCATAACTCATGGCACTGACTCAAGCCACGTGACAGGGTGATTATGTCTTTCTGTGAAAGTGTATTGCTGCCCAGACAAAACTGACTGCCCACCGTCTTGGTGGCGTAAGTCAAGCGTAGCGTTTGCAATTCGGGCAAGTTGCTCAATATGAAATCGAGTGGAATGTGATCTGTGTTGTTAAGACAAAAGCAAGACGTTACACAATAAATAGTATTAATACACTTGCCATTTGTTGCCTTTCAACGTGGCGAGAACTTCACTCGACACCGCCTACTGCTCTCCAACAGCGCCACTCACCATTACGTCCATCTGCGGCcggtttcaaatatttcaactcCAGTTGATTTACATATGGTGCACAAATGTTCAATATCGCCTGCATTTGCTCCCGTTCGTAATCGCACGTCTCCACGCATTCGATGAACTCCTGCAGATGTCGCTGCATGTAGATGCTAATCCATGGCTGCGTCTGTGACAGCCCGTTCGAGTGATGGTGTGGCTTCCAGCGTTGCTGACAACAGCGGCGCCAAAAGAAATCGTCACGTATGCGTGCGCTGAGCAACTTAAGCGGCAACTGTGTATCCAGGTGGGCAAGTATGTAGTTGCGATCCTCTTGTCGCGTCAACACCTCGAAGATGGGATTGTCTGGCAGGAAGTGTAgtcaaatacatgcatatataagaACACACGCATATAAGCGATATATTATTTGGATTTAAATATGCTACTTGTAttcataatgaaattattacCATTCCAATTGGCAATGATGGCATCGAGTGCCAAATGACGCAACGATTCCGGTTGATTTGGTCGCTGCTGTTGCCTGCCACCGCCGTCGTTATCTCTTGTCTGCTGGCCATTGCCGACATCCAGGGATTTGTCATGCAATCGTGGTAGTATCACGTCGTTCGCACTGAAGTTAGCTTTAAAGGTATTCAGTGGGAGTGTGCAGGGAAATTCGacatatgaaaaattcattatttgattttatgttaattgaaaaattgtttttactcAACGTGTTGGATTAAAATCCAGAGGAAAGTATTCTATTTGTTTATGCGTCGCAAATAAACAGTTTCAGTTTGAATGGGTGGCAGTAAGCGGTCGCATTACTAAGGCAACGTGATAAATGTGATGGTTGCCATGATAAATGTGAAAAAAGAACTAAAAAGTGCAATGGTACAACCCTACAACTACTAAAGAGTGGCGAACGCGGTAATTTCTAGTGCTCAAATTTTACAGAAAGCTATGGActttgcaaataaaatggaaagCGACTTTGAACCATCTAGTGGTTGGTTGTGGCATTGGCAACGCAGAGAGAAATTCCGATATAAAAGATTACAAGGCGTGGTAGCTGATGCAGATCACGCGCCGATAGGAATTTTTCGAGATTCAGTCTTAAAAGATAGactaaaatattatgaaccatgTAATATTTTCAACGCTGACGAAAGCGAACTATTCTACAACGCCTTGCCAAATGGAACCTTCTGTATAGAGGATGTCAAAATCACAAAAGGCACGcctaacttttatttttatttgtaacgcTGATGGAACTCTTGGTTTTCCATGGTGTTTTAAGGGGAAAGTATCTCCTGTGCCATACTATTAGATAAATAAATCATGGATGACAGGCTCATTGTGGTCAATGATAATGAAAGAATTCGATCGTGAAATGGGGAAGCAAAACAGGAAGGTATTGTTAGTTGTTGATAACGCTGCCTGTCACAAAGTTAATGGGTTGAGTTtggaaaatgtcaaaatagAATTCTTGCCACCAAGTAAGTACAACTTCAGTGTTACAACCTCTTGCTCAAGGAGTAATTCACTGCTTCAAGAATCATTTTAGGCAAATTTTGATACGAAAACAGATACTATCGATCGAGAAAGGCGAGTCAACAAGACAGTTTTTAAACTCACTTTCAATTCCCAATGTTCTCACCTATATAAAACGAGCATGGTGGCTTGTTACAAccgaaactattaaaaattgtttcagaaAGGTAATACTTTGAACATTGTATGTACACGGCATTCATACGTACAATTTTCTACAGTTTCAATTTACTTTTTCCCATAATTTTGAAGTCAGGATTTCAATCTGATAGAAATCGACTTGATTGTATTGAGGAAGTAATCGGTACAATAGATATTCCCCTGGAAATAGAAGATGTTCTGGAATATGTCGCTTGCGATAATAATGTCAACTGTTTTGGTACTTACTGATGAAATCGTAGAATGTGTATTAAATGAAGATAACCAAGTCTGTCAGTCTTCAGAGGAATCTTCTTTGACTAATATCACCTCTTCACCACCACCTTCATTTGCAGAAACAATGAATGCGCTGAGCATTGTCAAAAAATGTTTGGAGTGCAACAGTTTTGAAGGAGATgaagttgaaaatttagaagaaaagctttttaaaataagatttcaaaattttcatccGAAAAGAATTACTAACTTGTTTAACCACAATTAAACAATCATTTAATGAATTGAGTGTTAGTATTATTAATGTCATAttgatgtattaaataaatgtgaaatttgGAGAAATAGTAGGGCGAGATAT
This genomic interval carries:
- the LOC105219190 gene encoding dynein regulatory complex subunit 5, whose translation is MNFSYVEFPCTLPLNTFKANFSANDVILPRLHDKSLDVGNGQQTRDNDGGGRQQQRPNQPESLRHLALDAIIANWNDNPIFEVLTRQEDRNYILAHLDTQLPLKLLSARIRDDFFWRRCCQQRWKPHHHSNGLSQTQPWISIYMQRHLQEFIECVETCDYEREQMQAILNICAPYVNQLELKYLKPAADGRNDHIPLDFILSNLPELQTLRLTYATKTVGSQFCLGSNTLSQKDIITLSRGLSQCHELWALCFHSTKLESYQLSFLARALDKGCHKLTTLSIIHCAVRDAGIKGFLSACNKESFNTLEVLDLTDNRISSEGAYVLSCTMKGLSLRKLILRMNPIESDGAAAIFSLLCDLSVEILDISGCSICKSITKLFMQLIIKHKSLVSIDISNNDLGEEFGKQLYKIIGFNKILQYLDLRNTGISLELRNNIKGVLEVNKLKTKPYLKTIVKNM